ttcaccattcaccaaaataaactcaaaatggatcaaagacctaaaggtgagacctgaaaccataaggcttctggaagaaaacgtaggcagtacactctttgacatcagtattaaaaggatcttttcggacaccatgccttctcagagaagggaaacaatagaaagaataaacaaatgggacttcatcagattaaaaagcttcttcaaggcaaatgaaaacaggattgaaacaaaaaaacaacccactaactgggaaaaaatatttgcaagtcatatatctgacaaaggcttaatacccttaatatataaagaactctcgcaactcaaccacaaaacatcaaacaacccaatcaaaaaatgggctggagacatgaacagacatttctccaaagaagatatactgatggccaataggcacatgaaaagatgctcatcattgctgatcatcagggaaatgcaaatcaaaactacactaagatatcaccttacacccgttagaacgacaaaaatatctaaaactaatagcaacaaatgttggagaggttgtggagaaaaaggaaccctcatacactgctggtgggaatgcaaactggtgcagccactatggaaaacagtatggagattcctcaaaaaattaaaaatagaactaccatacgatccagccatcccactactgggtatttatccaaagagcttgaagtcagaaatcccaaaagtcctatgcaccccaatgtttattgcagcactgtttacaatagccaagacgtggaagcaacctaagtgtccagcaacagacgaatggatagagaagatgtggtacatatatacaatggaatactactcagctgcaaaacagaacaaaatcattccatttgcaataacatggatggaccttgagagaattatgttaagtgaaataagccagcgagagaaggataatctgtgtatgactccactcatatgaggaatttaaaattatggactaagaacagtttagtggataccaggggaaaggtgggatggggggtgggcacaaagggtgaagtggtgcacctacaacatgactgacaaacattaatgtacaactgaaatttcacaagattgtaacctatcaataactcaataaaaaaaaaaaaaaaaggcaggtgggTCCACAGCATCTTTGCCAAGCATGCACAACAGCATCTTTTGCTGCAGTTCCCAAGACTATGTGCTAGATGGTTAGTGTCCCCTCAGAAGTCCTGCTGCCTCCTAGTGGACTTCTGTACAGACCCTGTCACTCATGGAACCCATCACTCTGTCTCTTTTCTCAAGTCCCTGGACCCATGGTTATCCTTGGGCAACTTCTTTCATCCCagcacctcctcctcttctcctcaagAACACCCAGTGAAATTAAATTCCTCTCTCACACAAGAGCTTGGAGAAGGTTGTTGAACAGGTGTCTGGAAACTTTGGTTTAGGactagaaaatacaaaatccatTAACAATTCCATGAGACAAGAAACCTAGAATTCCTGGAAGAGAGCAGTTACATTTTTATCCTACTGGGTGTCTCTTTAGGCAAGGAGTAGGAGACAGTGATTAATAACTTGGTAAATTATCCTGCCATAAATGTAAATTAACTAGCACAGTGTAGGTATTAGGTACTGCCCTCTCTATTTCCCATCAGGACTCAACTTTATCCAGAGGGAGAAAACTCAAATACCAGGCAGATAATACAAATGACTGAAAATGGACAAGTGGACAAAATCATAGGCATGATGATAAACAGCAACTAGCCCTTAGACTTGCTATTAACAATGAGAACGTGATGAGAACTGCAGTGAATTGGAGAGCACATGTCTACTCCAAACTGAACCGCTGCTACTTAGCTCTAAATGGTCTTTACTTAATGGGAATGAGAGTCCGGTGTTGCCAGATTTTAAGCTCAAAATATTGATTATTATGTACAACCTGCTAATTTTACAATGTTGGCTACTCattcaagtttttgttttgtttttattttttatattttttctgccctgagctaacatctgtgccagtcttcctctattttgtatgtgggtcacccccacagcatggccacctacaagtggtgtaggtccacaatCGGAAAccaagcccaggctgccaaacagaacacgccaaacttaaccactagaccacagggtgGCCCctcattcaagtttttaaaaaaaaacactgctgACCACATTGTCTGGGCCAACTATTACATATCAGTAGGTCATCTTTAAgccttttatggtttcagctgCTATATATATATTGCTAGCTGTTAAATTTACATCTCTCCCATAGACTGCTCTCCCAGCTTCAGTTCCCTGTATCTAACTCTCCTGCCTAGTTTCTCCTTGTCACAGGAACCTCAAATTCAAATGTCTAAAATGGAACACATCACCTCCCCACCCTAAATTGGCTGCCTGGTCTGTGTTCCCTATATCAGTAAAATGGTGCTAACATACACACCCAGTTTTCCAAGTCAGAAAACCTGGAGTCATTctcagctccctctctcctccatcccatcCCACTGGTAACTAAGTCCAATCAATTATTTCTTTGGAATTCTACTTGAATCCATTCCCACCATCACTGCCTTGGTTCAGGcctcttttgttttccctaaCCTAAAGTAAGAGTTCCCTACCTAATCTCTTGCCTTCAATCTCTTTGCCCTCACTATAGCCAGAGTGTTCTTTCCAAGACACAAACTGGATCTTGTCACTTCCTTGCTCAAAACCTTTTGATGATTTCCCATCACCTTCAAGATAAATTTCCAGCTTCTTAGTCTGACATTCAGGGCCCTCTGTGATCTTGTCTTTACAGGTCCATCTCCTACTGCTTCCCAGCCCCCACCTAATACTACAGCCACACTGAAATACCTTCAATTTCCCTAATGGGACATGCTTTCTCTGCCCTACCACCTTACACAGGTTGCTCCTACTACCTGGAttgtccttttctccttccctacaTTCTCGTTTTCTTGGTTTCTCAAACAAAGCCTTAATCATCTCTTCTGGGAAACACCCCCTGACAAGCAACCCCCTTCCCCAGGATGGTTAGATATCCTTCTCTGCCCCCATAGTACCCTGTGCGTATCTCTATTCTTCCCCGACTGAAATGGGACCTACTTTAGTTCAGAGACTCTGTCTTACTTCTGTCTCCTCAAGACTGAGCACACTACTGGATCACAtagtagaaattcaataaatatgtgttgaatgagtgaatgaatgaatctagtCCAACTCATGTACCAATGGAGAAAACTTtattgcccaagatcacatggcCAACCAGTGACAGAGCTAGAGAACTCAAGTCTCCTCGATTCCAGCTCAGAGCTCTTTCTACCAGACTAAGATGGCATTTGATCTAAGTGGGGTGAGAAGAGAGATGTTAAATTGCTCTGGGAAGGCACATATTGAAGTCTGGCCCTGAAAAGAAGAGTTGACATGGAAGAGAGTGGTGGTTTTAGGGGAAAGAGGGACAAATGAAAAATGGTCAAGTACATTTGGTTTATTGTCATCCTTAACATGAACGCTTGCCAAAAACATCTCAGGCAACCTGAAGTCAAATAAGACAGTTCACAGCTGatgtgagatttaaaaaaaaatagggaacatggctggccaagtggcgtagtggttaagttcgagtgctccactttggcagcccagggtttgcaggttcagatcccaggcgaaGACCTAGAAACtactcatcacaccacgctgtagcagcatcccacaaacaaaatagaggaagattggctcagagacaatcctcctcaagcaaaaagaggaagattggcaacgcatgttagctcagggccaatcttcctcacaaaaaaaaagagggaacagATGGAATGAAGCTTGTAATCAGGaaccttaaaagaaataaatttttaatatagtaTACACTATATACTATTctaagaatataaatttattcatttaattttcaaacaatCCTATGTGGTAAGTAAtaatatcatccccattttacagatgagaaaacagaggcactgAATGATTAAGTAGTTTGACTGAGATTTCACAAGTCAGaagtggcagaactaggatttgaaTAAGTCAGTTTGATGCTAAAATCCATGTCCTTAACCACAATGCCTGAAAATAATTCTGACCTTGGCAATCAAGACAAAAGGGAATCACGCAGGTTTTGCTGTATGAAGTGTGAGTTGTCTGGTAGAGGCAATTTTTTGGCCCTAAATTCAGGGAGATGGCTGTTAGGCAGGTGGGGAATGGGAGTTCTTTGTTCTGTGATGCAGTGATGACCTCAGGGTAAACTGCCGCTAGGCTGAGGAAAATGGAATGGCTGCTAGTGGGCCTGCTTGGAGCTGAGGGGGACAGGGGACTTCTCTGGGACCAGCTGATCCATGTCCTGACCTGCAGACACTGTGGCAGCAGCTGCCTCCAGAGTCCAGGGAATCTGGTGATACTATTCTTGTTCACGGTTTGGCAGATCCGGAGGTGGTGGCAGTTTGGAAGGTGGCAACAGCTTCAGCTCTGGTACTCTGGGAACAAGATGCAAGGCAAGGTGGGTGACGTGGATGTGCAGCTAGATAAATGACTATTGACAGCACAAGTGAGTTCAGATGAGGAATCATTGCCATGGATGTGGGCCCAAGTGAGTTACTATAAATAAGCCTTAAATGTGAGGCTGGGTGAGTAACCACTGACACTAGATTTGAAGCCAGGTGAGTGATCACTAACCCCAGATGTAGAGTTATGTAAGGGAATGCTGATCTCCAAATGTAGATGCATACTAGCCATTAACACCGGATGGGTAAGTGACTATTGACCACAGATGTGGGGCCAGGTGAGTAACTGTTCAGTCTGGATATGGAACAGAGCCTGAGGGCTTCATAACACTCTTTGTGTCTCTGAAAAGCCTTCAGGCATCAAAAAGACACCTGATGGTATCTTTCTCCACTCCTTAGGGCCTACTGCTTCTGTACCATGTGGCTTTCCTTGATCACCTgtggaagcagaagtcagaggaggaggaggaagaggaagatgaagaggaagaatCTCTGGATCCACTGAAGCCATGTTCTCTTCCCAAAGAAGCTCCTATTGAAAAGCAAGCCACCACAGCCCCATTCCAGCCATCTTGTGGTTCTGAGGGCCTCCAGAAGGCCATAGGGACAGCAGAGCAAGTACTCATGCAGACCCCAACCCCTTCCACATCCTTCCCCACCTTTCAGATCCTGACCAACCTGCCCGTGAGGCACAAGACAGCATCAGGCAGTCGTCTACAGCAGAGGAAAAGCCAGGTCTTCTGGGGTCTCCCCTCTCTGCACAGCGAGTCTTTAGAGGCCATCTTCCTGAGCTCAGGTGGCCCCTCTCCCCTGAAGTTGTCTGTTggtccttctgttttcttcaacaAACTTGCCTTCCTGCCTAGGTCCAACCTGTTGCTTGCCCAGTATTGCTCCCCAACCCAGCTTCCTACCCATGAAGTCCAGACTATGAAAGATCTGGAAGGAATGGCCCCTGATCCTCGGCAACTTCCCCTTccatcttcccctcctctcccatcaCTATCCCTCCATCTTAAGTCCTTTCCCATGGACCATAAGGGAGTCCTATGTTGCACTGAGGCACATACACAGCAGCTTACACGGCAGAGAGAAGTCCCTTGGGTCTCTGAGGATCAAGCCCTGCACCCACAGCCTAAACTCCAGATAACCAGACCCTCCAAGTTCTTCCCTTCATCTGAGGTCTGGTGGAAGGTGTCATGGGATTCCAGCCTCCAACAACACATTCTAGAttcactctctgcctctctgctgtATCCCTCTAGCCTTCTGGGAGTTATGACTAGTTTTGAGGCCCCCAAAGCCTCTGAGCCAGCAATGCTAGCTCCCAGTCCAATACCAGCCTCCCTGCCAGAACTCCAGGGAGTCTGCCCTAAAGGAGACCTGACTGGATCTAAGGCCCTGTGGGAAAccaggaagcagaaagagaatcCTCAGATCTCTGAGCCTCCAGTGCTGGTCCCTTGCCAATCTGTAGACCTCATGACAGAGCCTCAAGAATATAAGACTCATTGGGGAACCAGAGGACATAAAGAGAGTCCTCAAGCATTTGAGCCCCCAATGCCAGCTCCCTGCCAACTCCCAAATTCTCTGTCAGAACCCCAGAAAGTCAGCCCTGAAGGAGGACCTTCTGCACCTAAGGATTTCTGGGGAACCACGGGGCACAGAGAGAACCCTCAAGCCTCTGGGTCTCCACTGCCAGCCCTCTACCCTCCCTCAGGCCCCCTGCCAGAATTCCAAGTAGGCAGTCTGCTGGGAGATCCATCTGGATACAAGCCCCAgtgggaacaaagagaaaattcaggaaaCCCTTGGGTCTCTGTTCCCCTAGCCTTGGACCTCAACCCAGGGCTCTGTGGAACCAGACCTGCATGTGTCCCAGAAGGATCTGAAATTCCATGCAAGGGCATGCAGAATAGAGAAAATCTTTGGGTCTCTGCAGACCCAGTATCATCTCCCAGACTTCCCTTGGCCTCTCTGCTGGAGTCCCTAGGAATGGTCCCACAGGGAGTCTTGTCTGAGTCTAAAGCTTTGTGGGAGACCATGGGACAGAGAGAGAACCTCTGGACCTCTGAGTCTCTATCCCTTGCCCACAGCCCATCTCTAGCTCCCATTCTAGAACCCCACAGAGTCAATCCTGTGGGAGGCCCCACTAAATCAGAAGCTGCAGGGAAGGACGTGGAGCATTCCAGGAATTCCTGGGCTTCTGAGCCTTCATCTCTGACCCTCAGCCCACCCTCAGCTCTTGTACTGGAGCCTCTCGGAGTTAACCCCGTGGGGGTCCTGTTTGATTCTGAGGCTAGATGTAGggacatacaacagagaaagaaatcctGGGTCTCTGAGCTCTCAGCTTGCAGCTTACCCCAAGACCCAGATGGAGCTAGTCCCTTGGGAGTCCTGTCTGACTCTGTGCCTGCTGGAAAGGATATGAAGCAAAAGGAAATCTATTGTGTTCCTGTGTCCCCATTGTGGGGCCCCAGTCCACCCCCAAACTCTATGTCAAAGTCTCACATAAGTGAGCCTCTTGGAGACCAACCCAACTGTAAGCctgaggaggaagcagcagagcagagagagaaacgctgggccactgagCTCCCAGCCCCAAACCCCAgctcactccctcctcctctaCCAGATCCATACATTGACTTTGAGTTCATGTGGAGAAATGTGCAACAAAGAGGGATCCCTCAAGAATCCAGCCCTCCAGCAGTGGATCCCCTGCAGCCAATACCCTGGCCTCTCACCCTAGCTGAAGCTCTGAAGATTGAGCCCAACAAGACTGGCCTACTGAAGGGAGAGCAGTTAGGGGCTAAGGCAGAGACTCCATCCTCCCGGGGAGAGGCTGTCCCAGAGGTGCCCTCCCTCTCTGGGATCCAGGCCTGGCACTGGAGTAAAGAGTTGGAACTCAGACTGAAGAAACTGCAACAGAGCCTTGCTTCCAGATCCCCTGACCCAAGTCAATCATTTGGCAGCTCCTGTGCCTTGAGTTCCACAACTTTAGGCACATGCAGACTCTCTTCCTGCCccccacaggaaggcaggaatcCTCCCCAGCTGTGCCCTCACTCTTCAAGCTGCCATGCCCCTAAAGTTCAGAGCACAGTAACTCAGCCTGTCCAGGTCTCCCACTGTTATCATTCCCATTCCTCTTCCCATTCTCAGCTACAAGGATCTGGCAGGGCAGCACAAGGGtctcagagagaggaaagaatgaaggcGAAGATGGTGGCCCAGGTCTCATCCCAGGGGCCATGTGTTCATATGGAGCCTGGTGAGAACTGCCTAGGCCTGAAACAGCCCTCAAACCCTGAGGTTCCAGCCTCAGGCAAGAGACAGGACAAGGCTTCAGCCCCATCTTCAGCCAAAAAGAGAGACAGCCCCAGGAAACCCAAAGCAGGAGGCCACAGAGGAGGGGATGCAAGACTGGGGTCATCTACAGTTACAGGGAAGAGCCACCCAGCCCAGGCCAGATTAGCAGAGGCTTCTGTAAGCAGACTTTCCCAAAGATCTCAGCACAGGGACCAGAGCTCTCGACACACTGCTCTCCTCCAGCAGTCTCACTCCAAGGCTGTCGGTCCCCAGGGTCAACgagggccagggctgggagctggTGACATCCTGAACCCTCAGCACTGTAAGCACTGCCCTTGGGCCCACATGGAGAAGGATCTGTCCTCTCCCACACCTCAGGCTCCCCTTTCTAGGGGTCTCCAAAAGGTGTTAGCCAAGTTTCTGGGTACCCATGGACCCCTGCCCATCACATCCAGTCAGCAGAAGAAAGGCTGGTAATACTGGCACCAAGTACCCCAAGACCTGAAGCCAAACGAGTCAAGGGGTGGAGAAACAAGCAGCAGAAATCCTAATAAACTAGGTGAATTAGACACATCCCACTCATGTCTTCTTTGGAGTCTGGGGTGCTGGAAATGTAAGTTCTCTATTAACTTCGGCTACAGCCATATCCCCTCAGGATCAAGTCCCAGAAGTACAGACCTCAGGATTCTGCAGGCTTAACTCTCTGTTCAAGCGCTTCACAGATGATCAACCTCGAGTCCACACATCCCTACTCTACAGGGTGAGGCTGTAAGGCCAGGGGAGCACAGTCCAATAGTCCAATGCTGCCCTTGAGAAAAACTTTACAGCAagtgaacagaagaaaaatacatcCATTCACATAAACACAAGGGGTCTGGGTCTAGGCAGCTGTCTGGTCCTAAATATGGTCCCCTTCTTCACCCACTTGACCCACAAGTTCTCTACATCTCTCTCTGGCCATTTCTTCTCAGCCCtttgcttcttcctctccctgggtCAGCTCATCCATCCCCAAGGGCACAAAAACAAGTGTCTTTTCATATGTTCAGTGGCCATCTGGATTTCTTCTTCTATaattgcctgttcatatcctttacccattttgctaCTGTACTATTTGTTGGATATgatattagttttctactgctgccataacaaattaccagaaaacacaaatttattttgtcaGCAGTCTGACATAtttctcactgggctaaaatcaagaggttggcagggctgcattcctttctgtaGGCACTGGACAGACTCATTCCTTGTTTTTCCTGCCTTCGAGAGGCTGCTTACATTCCTTGGCTACTGGCCTTCTTGGTCCATCTTCCAAGCTAGCAAAGGCAAGGCAAGTTTCACATCACATCATTCTCTTTTTcacctctctcttccacttttaaggacacTTGTAATTACTTTGGATAATCCAAGATACTCTTCCTATCTTAAAGTCAGTTGGTTAGCAACTTTAACTCCCCTTTGCCATATAAAATAACATATCCACAGGTTCCAGTGATTACCATGTGAACACCTTTTGGGGAAAGCATTATCCTGCTTACCACAAATACAACTCGACCTATTATGtatgatgcaaatattttctcccaatctgtagtttatttcctaattttaagGTGACTTTTACTGtatcaaagtttaaaattttatgtaattaaatCTACCAACATTTTCCTTTATGGAAACCATAAAACACTTTCTCCTAGCACCTTTcacagttttatatatttatgtttagaTTGTTAATCTAACTTTTGAGTATGGTATGAGGTGAGAATCTAACTTCCCCCCCAAAGTAGATGTCCAATTTTACcaataccattaaaaaaaaaaatttcttggggccgggccggtggtgcagcagttaagtgcgcacattccacttcagtggcctggggctcaccagttcggatcccgggtgcggacatggcaccgcttgtcaagccatgctgtgataggcgtcccacatataaagtagaggaagatgggctggccccgtggccgagtggttaagttcgcgcgctccgctgcaggcggcccagtgtttcgttggttcgaatcctgggcgcggacatggcactgctcatcagaccacgctgaggcagcgtcccacataccacaactagaaggacccacaacgaagaatacacaactatgtaccggagggctttggggagaaaaagaaaaaaaataaaataaaatcttaaaaaaaaaaaaaaaaaaaagtttgaaacaatttaaaaaaaaaaaaaaaaaaaaagtagaggaagatgggcatggatgttagctcagggccagtcttccgcagcaaaaagaggaggattggcagcagatgttagctcagggctaatcttcctcaaaaaaaaaaaagtcttgaatCCAATTCCATTAAGTGCCATATTTCAAAGCATGGGTCATTTATTAAGCATCCCTAGGTCTCAGATCCACTTATCCAACAGTCTGCTAGACATCATCTCGTATTCAACTTGTCCAAACTTTCCCTTTAACCTTTTCCTCCCATGTGCCCATTCCTATTGAAGGGTATCATATCCACCCCAATACCAAGCCAGAAGCCTATCATTCCTGACTCCTCTTCACTCCCCAATCTAATCCATCATCAATTATAACCCTGTCAATTATACCtatgaaatgtatttcaaatCCATCTTCACCTCTCCACCTCTGCCATCACTATCTTAGTTCAGTCATCATTTCTCGCCAAATTGGTTACcctatattcctttttttttaaagattttttttcctttttctccccaaagccccccggtacatagttgtatattcttcgttgtgggtccttctagttgtagcatgtgggacgctgcctcagcgtggtttgatgagcagtgccatgtccacacccaggattcgaaccggcgaaactctgggccgcctgcagcagagcgcgtgaatttaaccacttggccacagggccagcccagccctgtATTCCTTCTAATCCAACCTTCACATGGCTACAATTCTCATAACCCAATCTCTTCAAAAAGTGTCATAAAAGTTGGATTAAAGGAACATAACAGATGCAACCTGTGCTCCTAGACTAGACCGTTAGTTTGGTCAAAACAGTTGTGAAAGACATTTTCGAGTCACTTGGGAAACTCTGAATATGGTACGAATATTAGattaaatgaaaagggaaaagtgGAGATTATTGACAAAAAGCAGTACGCTCtcattctgatttaaaaataccACATGTATAAACACAcgttcacacacatgcacagaaaaacaatcagaaaaatagGAACTAAAGTTATTAAGATATGATCTCTGGTTATTGGGactattacttttaaaattttctatttttctaaatttctacaaTGCACGTTACTGCTTCtataaaactaaaatgtttatAAGTGAATTGTCCATGCACAACGATGCACATGTGGTTGACAATATTGTACTGTACACTTGCAAATTGCTGGGTGAATTGCtttcctatacacacacacaaaagtgcaTTGTCTAGCACTGAAATCTGCCCCTTCCCTGCCTAAATCTTCGAGGACCCACAACACCTTTAGAACAAAGTTCACTCCTGACATTTGAGGTTCTTCACAATGTGGTTTGATCTCTTCAAATTCACTCCAGGACTCCCTTGCTAGTCAACCTgatgctgcttttttttttaacggtGAGCAAGATTcgctctcagctaacat
Above is a genomic segment from Equus przewalskii isolate Varuska chromosome 26, EquPr2, whole genome shotgun sequence containing:
- the SPATA31G1 gene encoding spermatogenesis-associated protein 31G1, translating into MEWLLVGLLGAEGDRGLLWDQLIHVLTCRHCGSSCLQSPGNLVILFLFTVWQIRRWWQFGRWQQLQLWYSGNKMQGKGLLLLYHVAFLDHLWKQKSEEEEEEEDEEEESLDPLKPCSLPKEAPIEKQATTAPFQPSCGSEGLQKAIGTAEQVLMQTPTPSTSFPTFQILTNLPVRHKTASGSRLQQRKSQVFWGLPSLHSESLEAIFLSSGGPSPLKLSVGPSVFFNKLAFLPRSNLLLAQYCSPTQLPTHEVQTMKDLEGMAPDPRQLPLPSSPPLPSLSLHLKSFPMDHKGVLCCTEAHTQQLTRQREVPWVSEDQALHPQPKLQITRPSKFFPSSEVWWKVSWDSSLQQHILDSLSASLLYPSSLLGVMTSFEAPKASEPAMLAPSPIPASLPELQGVCPKGDLTGSKALWETRKQKENPQISEPPVLVPCQSVDLMTEPQEYKTHWGTRGHKESPQAFEPPMPAPCQLPNSLSEPQKVSPEGGPSAPKDFWGTTGHRENPQASGSPLPALYPPSGPLPEFQVGSLLGDPSGYKPQWEQRENSGNPWVSVPLALDLNPGLCGTRPACVPEGSEIPCKGMQNRENLWVSADPVSSPRLPLASLLESLGMVPQGVLSESKALWETMGQRENLWTSESLSLAHSPSLAPILEPHRVNPVGGPTKSEAAGKDVEHSRNSWASEPSSLTLSPPSALVLEPLGVNPVGVLFDSEARCRDIQQRKKSWVSELSACSLPQDPDGASPLGVLSDSVPAGKDMKQKEIYCVPVSPLWGPSPPPNSMSKSHISEPLGDQPNCKPEEEAAEQREKRWATELPAPNPSSLPPPLPDPYIDFEFMWRNVQQRGIPQESSPPAVDPLQPIPWPLTLAEALKIEPNKTGLLKGEQLGAKAETPSSRGEAVPEVPSLSGIQAWHWSKELELRLKKLQQSLASRSPDPSQSFGSSCALSSTTLGTCRLSSCPPQEGRNPPQLCPHSSSCHAPKVQSTVTQPVQVSHCYHSHSSSHSQLQGSGRAAQGSQREERMKAKMVAQVSSQGPCVHMEPGENCLGLKQPSNPEVPASGKRQDKASAPSSAKKRDSPRKPKAGGHRGGDARLGSSTVTGKSHPAQARLAEASVSRLSQRSQHRDQSSRHTALLQQSHSKAVGPQGQRGPGLGAGDILNPQHCKHCPWAHMEKDLSSPTPQAPLSRGLQKVLAKFLGTHGPLPITSSQQKKGW